TCTGGAGATCGATCATGGAGCGCAGGAGGCCCACCCCGTGCGGCCCGGCGATGAAGCGCGGTTCCCAGACGGGAGAGAATTTGTCCTTGTAGGCGCGCAGCCCTTCGAAGCCGTAGAAGCCGTCGCCATGCCGATAGAGAAAGGCCCCCGCCTTCACCCACAAGGGGGAAAGGCGGCGCGCCTCCATCCCCGACAAGGGCGCCAGCCCCAGCGTGAACCATGCAAAACCCCGGTCGCGGCCCCATTCCATCAGGCGCAGGAACAGAAAGTCCATCGCGCCATAGGGCATCACTTCGTCATGCCGCATCAGGTCGACCGACAATTCGTTGCGATTGGCGGTCGCCCAGATATTCGCGAAAGCGACGATCCGGCCTTCCCGCCGCACCACCGCGCAATCGAAACGGGCGACATAGGCGGGATCGAACCGGCCCATGCTGAACCGCTTTTCCCTGCGTCCCTTTTGCGCCAGCCAGCCATCCGAAATCCGCTGGAGATCGTCCATGATGCCGTCCAGCCGGGCGGCGGGAACCACTTCGAACGAGGCGCCTTCCCGGATCGCGCGCCTCGTCGCATAGCGCAGGGGCCGGGCCTCCGGACCGTCGAGGGTGAGGCGCTTCAGGTCCACCCGCGCCTCTTCCCCATATTTGACGATGCCCAGGCCCAGATCGACCGCGAGGGGCAGCGCCTCCAGGCTCAACTGGTAGAGGAGCAGGCGGCCCTGGCTCCTGTCCGCCGTCTCGCGCAATTGCCAGAGCAGGTCGGCCCATTCCGTCCGGTCGCCCACCGGATCGCCCATCACGATCCAGCTATGACCCTGAATCCGGTACATGAGGAAGGCCCGCCCCGTGGCGGAGGCGAGGAACAGCTTGTCCCCCGTCATCGCGAGGAAGGCGTCGGTGCGGTCGGCCAGCGCCAGCGCCTGTTGCGGCGGCGCGGCGGAAATGCGGCGCATCAGGCGCGGAGGCACTGCGGGCCGCCACAGCCGCCACAGCGCGGCGGCGACCACCAGCACGCCGCTCGCCAAAGCCGCGCGCAGGAAGCGCGACGCATCGCCGCGCGGGCCGAAGTCCCACCAGAGATGGGTCTGATAATCGACATGCTTATAGGCGAAGAAGCCGATCCAGATCGAAAGCCCCACCGCGACGGTCATCGTCGCCAGCCATGCGGGCGTCAGGACGGCGGCGGTGAATTGGGTGTGGCGGTAGAAGGCGCCGCGCGTCCATTGGAGAAGGGCGGTGATGAGCAGCAGGATGGCCGCTTCCTCATAATCCAGTCCCTTGACCAGCGAGAAGAGCGCGCCCGCGATCAGCAGCGCGCGCGTCATCCAGAAGGCCGCGTCCAGCCTGCGGTACAGGCCCGACGCCAGCAGGATCAGCAATGTCCCGACGATGCTGGCGGCGAAGTGCGACGCCTCCACGAGGAAGAGGGGAAGGAGGTGCGTCACCGAATGGAGGCGGGCGGGAATGGCGGGCAAGGCGCCGGAGATGAGCAGGATCATGCCGCCCACCGCCACCAGCAGCGCCAGCATGACCGGCGCAACGCCGGAGGCCGCGACCTGCGCCCCGTTCAGGAAACGCCCCATCGGCCGCCGCCAGCGGTGGCCTTCATGCCCGGCGATGGCGATGACGCCCAGCAGCAGCGGCAGCAGATAGTAGATGATGCGATAGGCGATCAGCGCGGCCAGCAGGCTGGGCCGGTCCACGTCCGGCAGGGTGGCGACGATCACGGCTTCGAATATGCCCAGCCCGCCTGGAACATGGCTGACCAGCGCCAGGATGATCGCCAGCACATAGCCGAGGAAAAAGGCGGGATAGAGGGAGAGGCCCACATGCGGCACGAGGATGTAGAGCGCGGCGCTGGCGGCGGCGAGGTCGACGCAGGACACCGCCAGCAGGGCCAGCGCCCGGCTTCGCGAGGGGAGGGTGAAGGTCAGGCCGAACAGCGTCGGCGCGCGCCCCTCCCGTCCCGCGCCCGACAGGGCAAGTGCGGCAAGCGCCAGTATCGCGATTCCCGCGCCCCGTTGCAGCGCCGGGGACAGGGTGACACCGCCCAGCGCGACGGCGGCGGGATGGAAGGCCATCAGCGCGCCCGCCATCACGAACACCCCGCCCCAGAAGGTGAGGCTGGCCGATGCGACGATGCGGGCGACTTCGCCTCCCGTCAGGCCCGCCGCCGCATAGATGCGATAGCGCGCCGATCCCCCCGTCAGCAGCGACAGCCCCAGATTGTGGCTCAGCGTATAGCTGCAAAAGGACGCCAGCGCCGCCGTGCGCCACGGCAGGACACGCCCGACGAGGCGCAGCGCGACGAAATCGTAGAAGGTGAGGGCGAGATAGCTGATCGCCGTCAGCCCTAGCGCGAACGCCATGCGCCGGGAGCCGATCATGTGGAATGCGCCCCTGACATCGCGCAGCCGCACTTCGGCAAGCAGGGCATGAAGCGCCGCCAGCCCCAGCGCGCATACCGCCAGCATCGCCAGCAGGCTCAACAGGGTGCGCCGCGCCGCGATCCAGTGCCGCAACGCCGGGACAATGCCGCCTTCCCTTTCGCGAGCGCCGGTCTTGTCAGTCATGACGAACGAGACCGGCCAGTATCAGGCCCGCCAGCAGGGACGCGTTGCGGTTGAAATGATGTCCGCCCGGCACCGTCACGACCTGCGCCAGCCCCCTGGGAATGGCGGGGCAGGCGCTGTCCGTTTCCGCTTGTCCCTTCACGCAGAGCATCGGCACGCCGCGCAGTTGCGCGATGGCGGGAACGGTCGGATAGCTGTCCCCGGAGGGCAGGTTGAGCCAGGAAGCGAGATGGAACTGGAAATCCGCCGAGGCGCTGAGGCCCAGCAGCGCCATCTTCTCCACCCGCGCCCGGTCGGCGGCGGGAAGATGGGCGACGATATGCGGCAGCACGTCCGCGCCGAAGCTGTAGCCGACCAGCAGCACCCTGGGCCGCTGCCAGCGATCCGAATAGCCCCTGATGATGGCGGAAAGATCGGCCGCTGCCCCTTGCGGTGTGCGCCGGCTCCAGAAATAGGACAGGCTGTCCATGCCGGCCACCGGCACGCCCGCCCGCACGAGCTGTCCCGCCACGGCCTTGTCCAGCCCGACCCAGCCGCCGTCGCCCGAATAGAGGACCGCCATCAGATCGGTCCTGGGCGCGGCGTCGTCGGTCACCAGGGTGATGGGCAGGCCGGCGGGAAGCGGGGGATGGCCGTGGGGCGGTGCTTCCGCTTCCGGCACGGGCGTCAGGAAAGGCATGAGTTGCCCCAGCGCCAGCATGTCGGTCGCCGCACCCTCCTGATCCCCTGCCTCGATCAGTCTTGCCGGTCCGGCCCGGTCGATGAAAGAGCGTAGGGCCTTTCCCGGCATGGAACGGGGGAGCGCCGCGCGGATCACGATCCATGGCGAGGGCAACGGTCCGGCAGGCGCGAAAATCCACTGGCGGCGATGCGGGGCGATCCGCGTCCGGACTTTCAAACTGCCTGATTTGCACCATGGCTTCCATCCGGGCAGGGAGGGAGAAAAGCCGATGGAAAGCGCGCTGGCATAGGAGCCGTCCGGTCCCGAGGCCAGCGCCGCATAGGCCAGCGCCCCGCCCTCGCCGCGTCCCACGATCATGGGCTTCCTGTAAAGCGGCACGGCCAGGCGGTGCTGAAGATCGCGGGCGAGGTCGATGATCGCATAATTGGGATTGATGCACCGGCTGGCGTGGCCCAGCCTCTGGAGAAAGGCGGGGGTGGATATGCCCGCCACCAGCATGTCGGCGTCGGCGAGGCGGCGGGCGAGAGCCTGTTCCTCCTGCCGCCAGCCATGGGCATCGGACAGCAGGAGGACGATGCCGCGCGGCGCGCGGCGCGGCCGATCGATCGCGATCCGTCCCATGGCCGGGAAATCATAGGCGAGATCGGCGGGCGGGCTTGCGGCGGCAGGGCGTCGCTCGGCGGCGCGCGACGGCTCCATGCCCGGCGGCATGGCCGTGAGGATGAACGCCGCCGCCAGCAGCAGCGCCCCGATCCCGATCATCGCGCGCCTGATCCGTTTGCCGATCATTCCCCGCCCTTCATGGTCTTTTCGATGCCGGGAACGATGGCGCGCAGGCCGCCCAGCACGGCTGCTGTCAGCGCTTTGTCGTCATGCCGCAGATAATGGTCGCCGGGCAGGCCGAGGATGCTGGCGGCGCTGCCCCTGAGCAGCGGGCAAAGGCTGTCCCGTTCCTCGACGCCATGGATGCAGAGCACGGGCGTCCAGCCGATCCCGCGCACCGCCTCCATCGGGCGGGCGTCGGGCTCTCCGCGATAGGCGAAACCCAGCGGGTCGGCCCGGAAATAGACGTTGCGCGCCGGGACGATCAGGACGATGGCGGCGATCCTGGACCGCAGGTCGGGAGGCAGGCGGGGGGCGGCCGTGGCCACGATGTCCGCGCCGTAGGATTGCCCGACCAGCACGATGCGGGAAGCGCGGTTGCGGTCCAGCGCGATGCGGATCGCGTTCCGGACGATCCGGTCCACCTGCGCGAGCGTGCGGCGGCGGGCGAACAGCATGGGCGAGGCGAAACCCGCCACGGGGAGGCCGTGCCCGCCCAGCGCCGTGGCGACCTGCCCGCTCATGCCGAAACGAAAGCCCATGTCGCCGGAAAGGAACATCGCCGCCACCGGCGCGCGCGCCTGCGCGGAAGGGAAAGGCCGCAAGGCCCGCCATTCAAAGTCCGTCCCATCGGAATAAGGGGCGGCGAACCATAGGGTCCCGATCGCCAGCAGGGCCAGGATAAGGCCGGTCGCCAGCACGGCGAGAAGCCGCCGGAAACCGCGGGAACCTCGTCCGATGCGGCCTGCCCGCATGGCCTGCAACCCTTTCATGCCCCTGTCCTCGATCATGAGAGGAGAGCGATACTGGACGGGGCGGGATTGCGGGGAGATCGTCGGCGTCTGAAATTTTCGCAATGTTGGAGGCGGCGAGGGCGCGGCCGCGGCCGTCGCCCTTCGCAACGATATGCTCCGGATCGCGTCATGGCCGTGGAATAATCCCGCGGCAGAGGCGTATGCTCCTATATGGCAATGCGCGTCTCCCTTCTCCCGGCCGTCGTGTGCGGCGGTCCCGACGGCCATGCCGTCCGCTTCAAGGCGGCGGGAAGCTAGAGTGGCGGCGGGTCCGATGGATGAGATAGGCAAGATGGATATCGAAGCCTATATCGATGGCGAGCTCGATCTGGCGGACCGTCTGGCGGTGGAAGATCATCTTTCGCGCAATCCCGGCCTTGCCGCGCAGGTGATGGCGGATTTTTGCAACCGCAGCGCGCTGCAATTGCTCGCGCTCCGCGATCCCGCCCGCCGCCGCCCGCCGTCGGAAAAAGAACGTCGCCGGGCTTTCTGGAACCGGACGGGCATGGGCATCGCCGCCGTCGGCCTGACGGCGGCGGCGGCCTGCGCGGCATGGGGCATGGCATCCCCGCCGCCATCCTATATCGAGCTGGCCGCCGCATCGCACAGGGCCATCCAGCAACGCGCCGGTCTCGCGGCCTATGAGCCGATTTCCGATCGCACCCAAACGCTGCTTTCCGCTTCCCGCATCGCCATTCCAAGATTGCCGCCGGACTGGCGGGTGTTCGATGTGGAGATGCTCCATACGAGCGGCCTGCCCGCCTTGCTGCTGGCCGTGCAGACGACCGAAGGCCGCGTCTTTTCCATCCTCGCCATTCGCGAGCGTTCCTCCGCGCCGCGCGATCCCGATACGGTGCGGGAGGGCCGCCAGTCGGTCGCCTATTGGCGCAAGGGCGATTTTTCCTATGCGCTGACGGGGGAGGGCGAACCGGACCAGATCGACGCCACGGCGGACGATCTGGCGGATTCCTGGAAAACATGACCTCCATCGACGAATGGATCGCCGGCCTGCTGGCGCTGATTACGGATAACGCGGCCTTGGCGGGACCGGTCATCGGCCTGCTGGCCTTCGCGGAATCGATGATCGTCATAGGGATGTTCGTGCCCGCCATCGCGTTGATGATGGCGATGGGCGGATTGATCGCGGCGGGATTCCTGGACCCGCTGCCCGTTTTGTTCTGGGCCATTGTCGGCTCCATCCTGGGCGACTGGATATCCTATCTTCTGGGCCGCTGGATCGGTCCTTCCGCCTATCGGCGCTGGCCATTGCGCCATCATCGCGCGGCCGTCGCCCGGACGCGCCTGTTCTTCCGGCGATACGGCTTCGTGTCCGTCTTCCTGGGCCGGTTCTTCGGACCGGTGCGGGCCACCATTCCGCTGGTGGCGGGCGTCATGCAGATGCCGGGACGCAGCTTTCAGATGGCCAATATATCCTCGGCCGTCATATGGGTTCCGGCCCTGCTGGCGCCGGGATACCTCGCGGGCGCGAGCCTGCCTGCGGAGATGCTCGACGGGCGGCTGATATTGGGGATGGTCGGGATATTGCTGTTCGTTCCCTTCCTCTTCGCCGCTATCGTGGGGCGTCTCATGCTCCGGCGGCGTTCGACGGGGCGCAGGCCGCCGCAGGTCCGGTCGCGGCCGCGATAAGCCGATGAAGATCCACTATCTGATCACCAGTCTCGAAAGCGGCGGCGCGGAAGCCGCGGTGCCGCGCATCGTCGCCGTCATGCGCAAGGCCGGGCATGCGGTGGAGGTGACCGCATGCGAGCCGCGCGACATGGCGGCCGCGCGGTTGCTGGACGAAGCGGGCATCCCCTATCGCCTCCTGTTCGACAGGCGGCGCAGCAAGCTGGCGACGATCCTGGCTTTCGTCCGCCTCCTCCGGCAGTCCCGCCCCGATGTGATATGGACGTCGCTGAGCGCGGCGGGGCTGGTCGGCATGATCGCGGGGGCGTGGCTGGGGAT
This genomic window from Sphingobium cloacae contains:
- a CDS encoding AcvB/VirJ family lysyl-phosphatidylglycerol hydrolase — protein: MIGKRIRRAMIGIGALLLAAAFILTAMPPGMEPSRAAERRPAAASPPADLAYDFPAMGRIAIDRPRRAPRGIVLLLSDAHGWRQEEQALARRLADADMLVAGISTPAFLQRLGHASRCINPNYAIIDLARDLQHRLAVPLYRKPMIVGRGEGGALAYAALASGPDGSYASALSIGFSPSLPGWKPWCKSGSLKVRTRIAPHRRQWIFAPAGPLPSPWIVIRAALPRSMPGKALRSFIDRAGPARLIEAGDQEGAATDMLALGQLMPFLTPVPEAEAPPHGHPPLPAGLPITLVTDDAAPRTDLMAVLYSGDGGWVGLDKAVAGQLVRAGVPVAGMDSLSYFWSRRTPQGAAADLSAIIRGYSDRWQRPRVLLVGYSFGADVLPHIVAHLPAADRARVEKMALLGLSASADFQFHLASWLNLPSGDSYPTVPAIAQLRGVPMLCVKGQAETDSACPAIPRGLAQVVTVPGGHHFNRNASLLAGLILAGLVRHD
- a CDS encoding anti-sigma factor family protein; the encoded protein is MDIEAYIDGELDLADRLAVEDHLSRNPGLAAQVMADFCNRSALQLLALRDPARRRPPSEKERRRAFWNRTGMGIAAVGLTAAAACAAWGMASPPPSYIELAAASHRAIQQRAGLAAYEPISDRTQTLLSASRIAIPRLPPDWRVFDVEMLHTSGLPALLLAVQTTEGRVFSILAIRERSSAPRDPDTVREGRQSVAYWRKGDFSYALTGEGEPDQIDATADDLADSWKT
- a CDS encoding virulence factor is translated as MIEDRGMKGLQAMRAGRIGRGSRGFRRLLAVLATGLILALLAIGTLWFAAPYSDGTDFEWRALRPFPSAQARAPVAAMFLSGDMGFRFGMSGQVATALGGHGLPVAGFASPMLFARRRTLAQVDRIVRNAIRIALDRNRASRIVLVGQSYGADIVATAAPRLPPDLRSRIAAIVLIVPARNVYFRADPLGFAYRGEPDARPMEAVRGIGWTPVLCIHGVEERDSLCPLLRGSAASILGLPGDHYLRHDDKALTAAVLGGLRAIVPGIEKTMKGGE
- the mprF gene encoding bifunctional lysylphosphatidylglycerol flippase/synthetase MprF, translating into MTDKTGAREREGGIVPALRHWIAARRTLLSLLAMLAVCALGLAALHALLAEVRLRDVRGAFHMIGSRRMAFALGLTAISYLALTFYDFVALRLVGRVLPWRTAALASFCSYTLSHNLGLSLLTGGSARYRIYAAAGLTGGEVARIVASASLTFWGGVFVMAGALMAFHPAAVALGGVTLSPALQRGAGIAILALAALALSGAGREGRAPTLFGLTFTLPSRSRALALLAVSCVDLAAASAALYILVPHVGLSLYPAFFLGYVLAIILALVSHVPGGLGIFEAVIVATLPDVDRPSLLAALIAYRIIYYLLPLLLGVIAIAGHEGHRWRRPMGRFLNGAQVAASGVAPVMLALLVAVGGMILLISGALPAIPARLHSVTHLLPLFLVEASHFAASIVGTLLILLASGLYRRLDAAFWMTRALLIAGALFSLVKGLDYEEAAILLLITALLQWTRGAFYRHTQFTAAVLTPAWLATMTVAVGLSIWIGFFAYKHVDYQTHLWWDFGPRGDASRFLRAALASGVLVVAAALWRLWRPAVPPRLMRRISAAPPQQALALADRTDAFLAMTGDKLFLASATGRAFLMYRIQGHSWIVMGDPVGDRTEWADLLWQLRETADRSQGRLLLYQLSLEALPLAVDLGLGIVKYGEEARVDLKRLTLDGPEARPLRYATRRAIREGASFEVVPAARLDGIMDDLQRISDGWLAQKGRREKRFSMGRFDPAYVARFDCAVVRREGRIVAFANIWATANRNELSVDLMRHDEVMPYGAMDFLFLRLMEWGRDRGFAWFTLGLAPLSGMEARRLSPLWVKAGAFLYRHGDGFYGFEGLRAYKDKFSPVWEPRFIAGPHGVGLLRSMIDLQKLVSGR
- a CDS encoding DedA family protein, whose translation is MTSIDEWIAGLLALITDNAALAGPVIGLLAFAESMIVIGMFVPAIALMMAMGGLIAAGFLDPLPVLFWAIVGSILGDWISYLLGRWIGPSAYRRWPLRHHRAAVARTRLFFRRYGFVSVFLGRFFGPVRATIPLVAGVMQMPGRSFQMANISSAVIWVPALLAPGYLAGASLPAEMLDGRLILGMVGILLFVPFLFAAIVGRLMLRRRSTGRRPPQVRSRPR